The Sphaeramia orbicularis chromosome 16, fSphaOr1.1, whole genome shotgun sequence genome window below encodes:
- the rnf41l gene encoding RING finger protein 151 has product MGFDLERFVGYVNEGLLCCVCRDVLERPLQAPCEHAYCSACISSWLLHHHSCPEDRQPLDVGSLKPLYRYMRNDLNRLQIRCVNAGQGCEVVCSLENLHTHEDECEFAFISCSNTGCPVQVERRGLEAHLSECNFRSRECPNGCGHTLLSMDQSQHNCVAELRTEVELLRAEMLCKVEEVRREMESRLDSQRRHMVQKESQLKNEVEELKGQLSRVMCDMRALLGAERLRRQELAEAELEKRELLELLRDLPTRSHPPTEPTARDEHQGTQQNPGQLHKELTRHQQREASLHGSSLSLHSAPAVNASGPPPSPQVGERARKGGTRSLTLDCIKRKSREVTVI; this is encoded by the exons ATGGGTTTTGATCTGGAGAGGTTTGTGGGCTATGTGAATGAGGGCctcctgtgctgtgtgtgtcgaGACGTGTTGGAGCGCCCCCTCCAGGCTCCTTGTGAACATGCCTACTGCAGCGCctgcatcagcagctggctgctCCATCACCACTCCTGTCCCGAGGACAGACAGCCACTGGACGTAGGCAGCCTCAAACCGCTCTACAG GTACATGCGTAACGACCTGAACCGTCTGCAGATCCGCTGTGTGAATGCAGGTCAGGGGTGTGAAGTGGTCTGCTCCTTGGAAAACCTGCACACACATGAGGATGAGTGTGAGTTTGCCTTCATCTCCTGCTCTAATACAG GTTGTCCCGTGCAGGTGGAGAGGCGGGGCTTGGAGGCTCACCTGTCAGAGTGTAACTTCCGCAGCAGAGAATGTCCAAACGGTTGCGGCCACACTCTTCTGTCTATGGACCAATCACAGCATAATTGTGTAGCAGAGCTGCGCACTGAGGTTGAGCTGCTCAG GGCAGAGATGTTATGCAAAGTGGAGGAGGTAAGACGAGAGATGGAGTCTCGTTTGGACTCCCAGAGGAGACACATGGTGCAGAAAGAGTCCCAGCTGAAGAACGAGGTGGAGGAGCTCAAG GGCCAGTTGTCCCGTGTGATGTGTGACATGCGTGCCCTGTTGGGAGCAGAGCGTCTGAGGAGACAGGAGCTGGCAGAGGCAGAATTAGAGAAAAGAGAACTGCTGGAGCTCCTCAGAGACCTGCCCACCAGGAGTCACCCACCTACGGAACCAACAGCCAGAGACGAGCATCAGGGAACCCAGCAGAACCCCGGTCAGCTGCACAAGGAGCTGACAAGACACCAGCAGAGGGAGGCGTCTTTACACGGCTCCAGTCTGTCACTACATTCAGCTCCGGCCGTTAATGCTTCAGGGCCGCCTCCGTCGCCCCAAGTGGGCGAGAGGGCACGCAAGGGTGGCACCCGGAGTCTGACTCTAGACTGCATCAAGAGGAAGAGCCGGGAGGTTACCGTTATCTGA